In Vibrio japonicus, one DNA window encodes the following:
- the cmoB gene encoding tRNA 5-methoxyuridine(34)/uridine 5-oxyacetic acid(34) synthase CmoB translates to MFNFANFYQLIAQDTRLQPWLNTLPQQLTDWQNAEHGDFGRWLKALNKIPQGQPDHVDLKESVSVTNIEPLHTGELKKLESLLRTFHPWRKGPYNVHGIHIDTEWRSDWKWDRVLPHISPLKNRSVLDVGCGNGYHMWRMLGEGARLCVGIDPSHLFLIQFEAIRKLMGDDQRAHLLPLGIEQLPKLEAFDTVFSMGVLYHRRSPLDHLIQLKDQLVSGGELILETLVIEGDETSVLVPIDRYAQMRNVYFFPSAKALKVWLEQVGFVDVKIVDENVTSTDEQRTTNWMTHNSLPEYLDPNDPSRTVEGYPAPRRAVLVARKP, encoded by the coding sequence ATGTTTAATTTCGCTAACTTTTACCAGTTGATCGCTCAAGACACTCGCCTACAACCTTGGCTTAATACGCTGCCTCAGCAACTGACAGACTGGCAGAATGCCGAGCATGGCGACTTTGGTCGTTGGTTAAAAGCGCTAAACAAGATTCCGCAAGGTCAACCTGATCATGTTGATCTCAAGGAGTCAGTGTCTGTTACTAACATTGAGCCCTTGCACACTGGCGAATTGAAAAAGCTGGAAAGCCTCTTAAGAACCTTCCACCCTTGGCGCAAAGGTCCGTACAACGTTCATGGTATCCATATTGATACGGAATGGCGCAGCGACTGGAAATGGGATCGCGTACTTCCTCATATTTCTCCACTGAAGAATCGAAGTGTACTGGATGTGGGCTGTGGCAACGGCTATCACATGTGGCGAATGCTTGGTGAAGGTGCTCGTCTTTGCGTCGGTATCGACCCATCTCACCTATTTTTAATTCAGTTTGAAGCGATTCGAAAACTGATGGGCGACGATCAACGTGCGCACCTTCTTCCTCTGGGTATCGAACAGTTGCCAAAACTGGAAGCGTTCGACACTGTATTTAGCATGGGCGTACTGTATCACCGTCGTTCACCTCTCGATCATCTGATTCAGTTGAAAGACCAACTGGTTTCTGGTGGTGAGCTTATTCTAGAGACCTTAGTGATTGAAGGCGACGAAACCTCGGTTCTTGTTCCGATTGATCGTTATGCACAAATGCGCAATGTCTACTTCTTCCCGTCCGCGAAGGCACTTAAAGTATGGCTTGAGCAAGTTGGCTTTGTCGATGTGAAAATCGTCGATGAAAACGTAACGTCGACCGATGAACAGCGCACTACCAACTGGATGACGCACAACTCTTTACCTGAATACCTAGATCCCAACGATCCAAGTAGAACCGTAGAGGGTTATCCTGCTCCTCGCCGCGCCGTTCTAGTGGCAAGAAAGCCGTAG
- the cmoA gene encoding carboxy-S-adenosyl-L-methionine synthase CmoA — MNPKSNPDTIFSAPIDKIGDFTFDERVAEVFPDMIQRSVPGYSNIISAIGMLAERFVKPHSNVYDLGCSLGAATLSMRRHIQQEGCQIIAVDNSSAMVERCKLHVNAYRSDTPVDVVEADIRDIKIENASVVVLNFTLQFLSPEDRYTLLEKIYAGLRPGGILILSEKFVFEDQVSNELLIDLHHDFKRANGYSELEISQKRSAIENVMRPDSKKEHKERFAKIGFSSFDVWFQCFNFGSMFAIK, encoded by the coding sequence ATGAATCCAAAAAGTAATCCAGATACCATTTTTTCGGCTCCAATCGATAAGATTGGCGACTTCACGTTTGATGAACGTGTCGCTGAAGTTTTTCCGGATATGATTCAACGCTCTGTTCCAGGTTACAGCAACATTATCTCTGCGATAGGCATGTTAGCGGAACGCTTTGTTAAACCGCATTCAAATGTTTATGACTTAGGCTGCTCATTGGGTGCGGCCACGCTATCTATGCGTCGTCATATCCAGCAGGAAGGCTGTCAGATCATTGCGGTGGATAACTCATCTGCGATGGTGGAGCGCTGTAAACTGCACGTGAATGCGTACCGCAGTGATACGCCCGTGGATGTTGTCGAAGCGGATATTCGAGACATCAAGATAGAAAACGCTTCTGTTGTGGTGCTGAACTTTACACTGCAGTTCCTTTCACCGGAAGATCGCTACACATTGCTTGAAAAAATCTATGCTGGCCTACGCCCGGGTGGCATTTTGATCTTGTCTGAAAAGTTCGTATTTGAAGATCAAGTTTCCAATGAACTGCTGATCGATCTGCATCATGACTTTAAACGAGCCAACGGCTACAGCGAGCTTGAGATCAGCCAAAAGCGCAGTGCGATTGAAAATGTCATGCGCCCAGACTCAAAGAAAGAGCACAAAGAACGCTTTGCTAAAATTGGATTTAGTAGCTTCGATGTATGGTTCCAGTGCTTTAACTTTGGCTCAATGTTTGCCATTAAGTAA
- a CDS encoding inactive transglutaminase family protein — protein sequence MTSKVPFYVSVVLLILVGIALSIFRHQTYGVPWTPGETRQVWDIEARIEFGAQGKPVKASLAAPNTQNGFTLISETSSSSGYGVSYVSTDTDRRAEWTIRNATGPQTIYYKAQFLVDPQANVDAVDPSEEEIELPTFTGPTEAAAKALIELANQRSADDLTFTRELIKTLNDAENQNASLLLHNLSKVEALDKLLAYAKIHSRVVGVIELEDGRRRQTIQQMNQVWDGAQWILFNPERTNQITVQNILIWDQSNISLLDLVGGQNSQVHFSMIVQEVSPQQATNDKVQADGLLNFSIHSLPLEEQAMFKTIMLIPIGALIVVFLRVIIGLKTSGTFMPVLIAVAFVQTQLFTGIVGFLLIVGTGLVIRSYLSRLNLLLVARISAVIIAVIMIISVFTVVAFKIGLTEGLSITFFPMIILSWTIERMSILWEEEGAKEVMLQGGGSLLTAVLVYLAMTNSYIEHLTFNFIGLQLIVLAGILLLGTYTGYRLTELRRFKPLAED from the coding sequence ATGACATCCAAAGTCCCTTTTTACGTATCAGTTGTTTTACTTATCTTAGTGGGAATCGCGCTCAGTATCTTCCGCCATCAAACGTATGGTGTGCCTTGGACGCCAGGTGAAACGCGACAAGTTTGGGATATTGAAGCCCGCATAGAATTTGGCGCTCAAGGAAAACCTGTTAAAGCGTCTCTCGCGGCACCCAATACACAAAATGGATTTACGCTGATCAGCGAGACGTCATCATCTTCAGGCTACGGCGTATCTTACGTAAGTACCGACACTGACCGCCGTGCTGAATGGACCATCCGCAACGCTACGGGCCCACAAACCATCTACTACAAAGCTCAATTTCTTGTCGACCCCCAAGCAAACGTTGATGCCGTTGATCCAAGTGAAGAAGAGATCGAGCTTCCAACTTTTACAGGTCCAACTGAAGCCGCAGCCAAAGCGCTCATTGAACTAGCCAATCAACGTTCTGCGGATGACCTCACTTTCACACGTGAGCTGATTAAAACCCTGAACGATGCAGAAAACCAAAACGCATCTCTATTACTTCATAATTTGTCGAAGGTAGAAGCTTTAGACAAATTACTCGCGTACGCGAAAATCCACAGCAGAGTTGTCGGAGTTATTGAGTTAGAAGATGGCAGACGTCGTCAAACCATACAGCAAATGAACCAAGTATGGGATGGAGCGCAATGGATACTCTTTAATCCAGAGCGCACCAATCAAATCACCGTTCAGAATATTTTGATTTGGGACCAATCCAATATCTCCTTACTGGATTTAGTTGGCGGTCAAAATAGCCAAGTCCATTTCTCTATGATTGTCCAAGAGGTTTCACCTCAACAAGCAACCAATGACAAAGTTCAAGCCGATGGATTATTAAACTTCTCTATTCATAGTCTTCCACTGGAAGAGCAAGCGATGTTTAAGACCATTATGCTCATCCCAATTGGTGCTTTGATTGTGGTATTCCTCCGCGTCATTATCGGCCTAAAAACCTCTGGTACTTTTATGCCTGTATTGATCGCAGTAGCGTTCGTTCAGACGCAGCTATTCACCGGTATTGTCGGCTTTTTGCTGATCGTGGGTACCGGCCTTGTCATTCGAAGCTATCTGTCTAGGCTCAACCTTTTACTCGTCGCTCGTATTTCAGCCGTAATCATCGCGGTTATTATGATTATCTCTGTCTTTACCGTTGTCGCGTTCAAAATTGGTCTTACCGAAGGTTTGTCAATTACGTTCTTCCCAATGATCATTCTGTCTTGGACGATTGAGCGTATGTCTATCCTATGGGAAGAAGAAGGCGCGAAAGAAGTAATGTTGCAAGGCGGTGGCTCACTACTAACTGCTGTCTTGGTATACCTTGCCATGACAAATTCATACATTGAGCATTTAACGTTTAACTTTATCGGCCTTCAACTGATTGTTCTGGCGGGTATCCTATTACTGGGCACTTACACGGGCTATCGTTTGACAGAGCTTCGTCGCTTTAAACCTTTAGCGGAGGACTAA
- the aspS gene encoding aspartate--tRNA ligase, protein MRTHYCGHLNKSLAGQTVELCGWVNRRRDLGGLIFIDMRDREGIVQVVVDPDMADAYEVANTLRNEFCIKLTGEVRARPDSQVNKDMATGEVEILAKGLEIINRSDVLPLDFNQKNTEEQRLKYRYLDLRRPEMSDRIKLRAKASSFVRRFLDDNGFLDIETPVLTKATPEGARDYLVPSRVHKGSFYALPQSPQLFKQLLMMSGFDRYYQIVKCFRDEDLRADRQPEFTQIDIETSFMTADEVRATTEKMVRDMWLELLNVDLGQFPVMPFSEAIRRFGSDKPDLRNPLELVDVADLVKDVEFKVFSGPANDEKGRVAVIRVPGGAELTRKQIDGYAEFVGIYGAKGLAWMKVNDRAAGMEGIQSPVAKFLNEEVINGILDRTQAESGDIILFGADKAGIVAEALGALRLKLGKDLELTDESAWTPLWVVDFPMFEEDDEGNLHAMHHPFTSPLGVNAEELKANPAAANSNAYDMVINGYEVGGGSVRIHNAEMQSAVFDILGIDADEQRLKFGFLLDALKFGTPPHAGLAFGLDRLVMLLCGTENIRDVIAFPKTTAASCLLTDAPSLANPAALEELAVAVTVAKDKDAE, encoded by the coding sequence ATGCGTACCCATTACTGTGGTCACCTGAACAAGTCCCTTGCAGGACAAACTGTAGAACTTTGCGGCTGGGTTAACCGTCGCCGTGATTTAGGCGGTCTTATTTTTATCGATATGCGAGATCGTGAAGGCATCGTTCAGGTAGTTGTAGATCCAGATATGGCAGATGCGTATGAAGTGGCTAACACACTTCGCAATGAATTCTGTATCAAATTGACGGGTGAAGTTCGCGCTCGTCCAGACAGCCAAGTCAACAAAGACATGGCAACGGGTGAAGTAGAGATCCTTGCGAAAGGTCTTGAAATCATCAACCGCTCTGACGTATTGCCTCTAGACTTCAACCAGAAGAACACGGAAGAGCAACGTCTGAAGTACCGTTATCTTGACCTACGTCGCCCTGAAATGAGTGACCGCATCAAGCTACGTGCTAAAGCGTCTAGCTTTGTTCGTCGTTTCCTAGATGACAACGGCTTCCTAGATATCGAAACGCCAGTACTAACAAAAGCGACACCAGAAGGCGCTCGTGACTACCTAGTACCAAGCCGTGTTCACAAAGGTAGCTTCTACGCGCTTCCTCAGTCTCCACAGCTTTTCAAACAGCTTCTAATGATGTCTGGTTTTGACCGTTACTACCAAATCGTTAAGTGTTTCCGTGATGAAGACTTACGTGCTGACCGTCAACCAGAATTCACTCAGATCGATATCGAAACGTCATTCATGACGGCTGACGAAGTTCGTGCAACGACTGAGAAAATGGTTCGCGATATGTGGCTAGAGCTACTAAACGTAGACCTAGGTCAGTTCCCAGTGATGCCATTTAGCGAAGCAATTCGTCGTTTCGGTTCTGACAAACCTGACCTACGTAACCCACTGGAGCTAGTAGACGTTGCTGACCTAGTGAAAGACGTTGAGTTCAAAGTATTCTCTGGTCCTGCTAACGACGAGAAAGGTCGTGTTGCAGTGATCCGTGTACCAGGCGGTGCAGAGCTGACTCGTAAACAAATTGACGGTTACGCAGAATTCGTAGGTATCTACGGCGCGAAAGGTCTGGCATGGATGAAGGTTAACGACCGTGCTGCAGGCATGGAAGGTATCCAATCTCCAGTGGCTAAATTCCTAAACGAAGAGGTGATCAACGGTATTCTAGATCGCACTCAAGCGGAATCTGGCGACATTATCCTATTCGGCGCAGACAAAGCGGGCATCGTTGCAGAAGCGCTGGGCGCACTACGTCTGAAATTGGGTAAAGACCTAGAACTGACTGATGAATCAGCTTGGACGCCACTATGGGTTGTTGACTTCCCAATGTTCGAAGAAGATGACGAAGGCAACCTACACGCTATGCACCACCCATTCACATCGCCTCTAGGTGTAAATGCGGAAGAGCTAAAAGCGAACCCAGCAGCTGCGAACTCAAACGCATACGACATGGTTATCAACGGCTACGAAGTGGGTGGCGGTTCTGTTCGTATTCACAACGCAGAAATGCAATCGGCAGTATTCGATATTCTAGGTATTGATGCTGATGAGCAGCGCCTAAAATTCGGCTTCCTACTAGACGCTCTGAAATTCGGTACGCCTCCACACGCAGGTCTTGCATTCGGTCTAGACCGTCTGGTTATGCTGCTTTGTGGCACTGAGAACATCCGTGATGTTATCGCGTTCCCGAAAACAACAGCAGCATCTTGTCTATTAACAGACGCGCCAAGCCTTGCAAACCCAGCAGCGCTAGAAGAACTTGCGGTTGCAGTGACGGTAGCTAAAGACAAAGACGCAGAGTAA
- a CDS encoding alpha-L-glutamate ligase-like protein, which yields MFSRLTSRYTSPGKLRHKGIMGMNQRNHSYIGRYNDRSKYPLVDDKLKTKIIAEAAGATVPKLIGVIRNQADVPSIHEMVKDWPGFVIKPAQGSGGKGILVVTSHKDGVYTKPSGSTINKEDVERHISNALAGLFSLGGKNDVAVVENLIKFDDCFDGFSYEGVPDVRIIVFKGYPVMAMMRCSTSASDGKANLHQGAVGVGIDIATGKAIRAVQFDQPVTHHPDTGKDLSTLQVPHWERLLVLASSAWEMTGLGYMGTDMVLDKDEGPMVLELNARPGLTIQIANGAGLLPRLHHIESLGTTLRYPSPEERVAYAAKKFGTVAQF from the coding sequence ATGTTTTCACGATTAACTTCGCGTTATACATCCCCAGGTAAACTCCGTCATAAAGGGATCATGGGGATGAACCAGCGTAACCACAGCTATATTGGTCGGTATAACGATCGCTCTAAATATCCACTAGTCGACGATAAACTGAAAACAAAAATCATCGCGGAAGCAGCAGGCGCAACTGTACCCAAATTAATTGGTGTGATTCGCAACCAAGCTGATGTCCCATCGATTCACGAGATGGTCAAAGACTGGCCGGGCTTTGTGATTAAGCCTGCTCAGGGAAGCGGCGGTAAAGGGATCCTAGTTGTCACCTCACATAAAGATGGGGTTTACACAAAACCGTCAGGCTCAACCATCAACAAAGAAGATGTCGAACGCCACATCAGTAACGCGCTAGCTGGGCTATTTTCTCTCGGCGGCAAAAATGACGTTGCAGTGGTCGAAAACCTGATCAAATTTGACGACTGTTTCGATGGTTTTAGCTACGAAGGCGTACCTGACGTACGTATTATCGTCTTCAAAGGCTATCCTGTAATGGCGATGATGCGCTGTTCAACATCAGCATCAGACGGCAAAGCGAACCTTCACCAAGGCGCGGTGGGCGTAGGGATTGATATAGCAACGGGTAAAGCGATTCGTGCAGTTCAGTTTGACCAACCCGTCACTCACCATCCGGATACGGGTAAAGACCTTTCTACCCTGCAAGTGCCTCATTGGGAGCGCTTGTTGGTACTGGCCTCTAGCGCATGGGAAATGACCGGCCTTGGCTACATGGGCACAGATATGGTTTTAGACAAAGATGAAGGCCCTATGGTGCTAGAGCTAAACGCTCGTCCGGGACTGACAATTCAAATTGCAAACGGTGCTGGGCTACTACCAAGACTGCACCACATTGAAAGCCTTGGTACGACGCTGCGCTACCCATCTCCAGAAGAACGAGTCGCCTACGCTGCGAAGAAATTTGGTACCGTCGCTCAGTTTTAA
- a CDS encoding DUF72 domain-containing protein yields the protein MEALPLRLGLTMWSHNNWQQSFYGSGTKPAERLEKYAKVFHTVEGNTTFYATPSISTVNNWKAATHDEFRFTFKLPKAITHQQMLKGSKVLLKDFMQIMEPLHERIGQWTIQLPAAFGPEHLSALKQFCALFPPNFPIGVEVRHPEFFAKGEAEKALNHWLIESGYDRIIMDSRPVFAAKPDNEAIIDAQMKKPKVPVHAIATASHPMIRFIGNPEENKNYDFFAPWLNKLPEWITQGKQPYVMIHTADNIIAPELAANIYRMLQDHVALPDLAPFPANDGNSQIQMF from the coding sequence ATGGAAGCATTACCTCTTAGGCTTGGCCTAACCATGTGGTCACACAACAACTGGCAACAGAGCTTTTACGGCAGCGGAACAAAACCTGCCGAAAGATTAGAAAAATACGCAAAGGTCTTTCATACGGTTGAAGGAAACACCACTTTTTACGCCACTCCCAGTATTTCAACCGTTAACAATTGGAAAGCAGCCACGCATGATGAGTTTCGCTTTACGTTTAAGTTACCTAAAGCGATTACGCACCAACAAATGCTAAAGGGAAGCAAAGTACTGCTAAAAGATTTTATGCAGATTATGGAGCCACTTCACGAACGTATTGGCCAATGGACCATACAGCTTCCAGCCGCATTTGGTCCTGAACATTTAAGCGCACTCAAGCAGTTTTGCGCCCTTTTCCCGCCTAACTTCCCCATTGGGGTTGAGGTTCGTCACCCTGAATTTTTTGCCAAAGGAGAGGCAGAAAAAGCATTAAATCACTGGCTGATCGAATCAGGTTATGACCGCATCATTATGGATAGCCGCCCAGTATTTGCTGCTAAGCCTGACAACGAAGCAATCATAGACGCACAAATGAAAAAGCCTAAAGTGCCGGTTCACGCGATCGCTACCGCATCTCACCCCATGATTCGCTTTATCGGAAATCCCGAAGAAAACAAGAACTACGACTTTTTTGCGCCTTGGCTGAATAAGCTGCCAGAGTGGATAACACAAGGAAAACAACCCTATGTGATGATTCACACAGCGGACAATATTATCGCGCCAGAGCTCGCTGCGAACATCTATAGAATGCTACAAGATCACGTTGCCCTACCCGATTTGGCTCCGTTTCCCGCCAACGATGGCAACTCACAGATACAGATGTTTTAG
- a CDS encoding ATP-dependent zinc protease family protein, whose product MLTRLTPILAIALLSGCALTKGEQFHNETLSSIQASEKSLSTQLENLSLQLGTQEKYIESLESKIARLDKEILRVKRDVIREVNKKKDPVILPAPVPVEATPTHEIVLGEIEKVTIDAIKQSFDARVDTGAATSSLNAIDIEEFERNGDNWVRFHLADGDTPPTEDNWIEAPVVRYVKIRQSTNEDVERRAVVELWVRLGKIHEKAQFTLADRSQMTHPVLLGREFIRDIAVVDVSKTYIHTKQPKAK is encoded by the coding sequence ATGCTAACCAGATTGACTCCAATTTTAGCGATAGCGCTACTTTCAGGTTGTGCTTTAACAAAAGGTGAGCAATTTCATAACGAAACGCTTTCCTCTATTCAAGCCTCTGAAAAAAGCCTGTCAACTCAGCTTGAGAATTTATCACTTCAGCTTGGGACTCAAGAAAAGTATATCGAATCACTAGAATCCAAAATCGCTAGACTCGATAAGGAAATTCTGCGTGTCAAAAGAGATGTAATCAGAGAAGTAAACAAGAAAAAGGACCCTGTCATTCTCCCAGCGCCTGTTCCTGTCGAAGCCACACCGACGCACGAGATTGTGTTAGGTGAAATTGAAAAAGTAACAATCGATGCTATCAAGCAATCTTTCGACGCTCGAGTTGATACGGGCGCTGCCACATCATCGCTAAATGCAATTGATATTGAAGAGTTTGAAAGAAACGGGGATAACTGGGTTCGATTTCATTTGGCCGATGGTGACACACCACCTACCGAGGACAACTGGATTGAAGCACCTGTCGTACGCTACGTAAAAATACGCCAATCCACCAATGAAGATGTCGAACGCAGAGCCGTCGTCGAACTCTGGGTAAGACTGGGTAAGATCCATGAAAAAGCCCAATTTACGTTAGCGGATCGCTCTCAAATGACTCACCCCGTTCTACTGGGTCGAGAGTTTATTCGAGATATTGCAGTTGTCGACGTGAGCAAAACTTACATCCACACCAAACAGCCAAAAGCTAAGTAA